The Motacilla alba alba isolate MOTALB_02 chromosome 22, Motacilla_alba_V1.0_pri, whole genome shotgun sequence genome has a window encoding:
- the ERLIN2 gene encoding erlin-2: MAQLGAIAALALGVAAAALLSAVHKIDEGHIGVYYRGGALLTSTSGPGFHLMLPFITSYKSVQTTLQTDEVKNVPCGTSGGVMIYFDRIEVVNFLIQSAVYDIVKNYTADYDKALIFNKIHHELNQFCSVHTLQEVYIELFDQIDENLKLALQQDLTTMAPGLIIQAVRVTKPNIPETIRRNYELMESEKTKLLIAAQKQKVVEKEAETERKKALIEAEKIAQVAEITYGQKVMEKETEKRISEIEDAAFLAREKARADAECYTAMKVAEANKLKLTPEYLQLMKYKAIAANSKIYFGKDIPNMFMDSAGSQSKSAEGLAEGIQEEDGAGTSEDTKLLHNIN, translated from the exons ATGGCCCAGCTCGGCGCCATCGCCGCCCTCGCCCTCGGCGTCGCGGCCGCCGCGCTCCTCTCGGCCGTGCACAAGATCGACGAGGGGCACATCGGCGTCTACTACCG CGGCGGCGCGTTGCTGACCTCTACCAGCGGGCCCGGCTTCCACCTCATGCTGCCCTTCATCACGTCCTACAAGTcagtgcag ACCACGCTGCAGACGGACGAGGTGAAGAATGTCCCGTGCGGCACCAG TGGGGGAGTGATGATTTATTTCGACAGGATCGAGGTGGTGAATTTCCTCATCCAGAGCGCGG tgtACGACATCGTCAAGAACTACACGGCTGACTACGACAAGGCTCTCATCTTCAACAAGATCCACCACGAGCTGAACCAGTTCTGCAGCGTGCACACACTGCAGGAGGTGTACATCGAGCTCTTtg ATCAAATTGATGAAAACCTTAAACTGGCCTTGCAGCAAGACCTCACCACCATGGCCCCCGGATTAATTATACAG GCAGTGCGAGTTACAAAGCCAAACATCCCTGAAACCATCCGGAGGAATTACGAGCTCAT ggagaGTGAGAAGACAAAGCTGCTGATAGCAGCGCAGAAGCAGAAGGTGGTGGAGAAGGAGGCAGAGACTGAGAGGAAGAAAGCTCTGATCg aggcagaaaagatTGCACAAGTTGCTGAAATAACTTATGGGCAGAAAGTGAtggaaaaggagacagagaagcGAATTTCAGAGATCGAAG ATGCTGCATTTCTTGCCCGAGAGAAGGCGAGAGCTGATGCTGAGTGTTACACTGCAATGAAGGTGGCTGAGGCCAACAAG CTCAAGTTAACTCCTGAGTACTTGCAGCTGATGAAGTACAAGGCGATCGCAGCCAACAGCAAGATCTACTTTGGCAAAGATATTCCCAACATGTTCATGGACTCTGCAGGGAGCCAGAGCAAATCTGCAGAGGGACTGGCAGAAGGAATCCAAGAGGAGGACGGGGCAGGAACCAGTGAGGACACAAAACTACTTCATAACATcaactga
- the LOC119710871 gene encoding pyridoxal phosphate homeostasis protein yields MWRAGMAAGDGLGPALRAVTEQVQQAAARRPQGLPAVQPRLVAVSKTKPAEMVMEAYSHGQRSFGENYVQELLEKASDSRILSSCPDIKWHFIGHLQKNNVNKLIAVPNLFMLETVDSVKLADRVNSSWQKKGSAQKLKVMVQVNTSGEDSKHGLAPGDTTAAVEHVINKCPSLEFVGLMTIGSIGHDLSKGPNPDFQVLLSLRQEVCEKLNLPLDKVELSMGMSTDFQHAIEVGSTNVRIGSTIFGERDYSNKAMGGKAPAGGGGQTEAVTVQGH; encoded by the exons atGTGGAGAGCGGGCATGGCCGCCGGGGACGGGCTGGGCCCGGCGCTCCGCGCCGTCACCGAGCAGGTGCAGCaagcggcggcgcggcggccgcAG GGGCTCCCGGCCGTGCAGCCACGCCTCGTGGCCGTCAGCAAGACCAAGCCAGCAGAGATGGTGATGGAGGCCTACAGCCACGGGCAGCGCAGCTTTGGGGAGAACTAC gttcaggagctgctggaaaaggcaTCAGACTCCAGG ATTCTCTCATCCTGTCCAGACATCAAGTGGCATTTCATCGGCCACCTGCAGAAGAACAATGTCAACAAGCTGATTG CCGTCCCAAACCTGTTCATGCTGGAGACAGTGGATTCTGTGAAACTGGCAGACAGAGTCAACAGCTCGTGGCAGAAAAAAGGATCAGCCCAGAAGCTGAAGGTCATGGTGCAAGTTAACACCAGCGGGGAGGACA GCAAGCACGGCCTTGCCCCCGGGGACACCACGGCTGCTGTGGAGCACGTCATCAACAAGTGCCCCAGCCTGGAATTCGTGGGGCTGATGACCATCGGCAGCATCGGGCATGACCTCAGTAAGGGGCCAAATCCTGACTTCCAG gtgctgctgtccctgcgGCAGGAGGTGTGCGAGAAGCTGAACCTGCCCCTGGACAAGGTGGAGCTGAGCATGGGCATGTCCACGGACTTCCAGCACGCA ATTGAGGTTGGATCCACCAACGTCAGGATCGGGAGCACTATTTTTGGAGAGCGGGATTATTCCAACAAAGCCATGGGGGGCAAGGCCCCTGCTGGGGGTGGAGGCCAAACAGAGGCTGTGACAGTGCAGGGCCACTAA